The DNA window GCCGATGCCCGCGACCGCCCGCACGCCGCGCCGGGCGAGGAAGCCCGCGAACGCCGCCAGGTCGCGCGCGTACGCCTCCATCGTGTTGCGGGCGACGCCGCGCTCGCTGGTCAGGTGGTCGAGGTAGTCGTCGATCGCGCCGTCGATCTCCGCCGCCCCCCTCCCCCGCATCGGCCCCGCCGCTCAGCCGCCGGCCGCCTGCGCCGCCGCCGCAGTTCCGTCGATCTCGAGCGCCCGCGCGAGCGCCTCGCGGATCGCTTCCAGTCGTGCGGGATCCTCGATTTTCCGGCCCTGGTGGTCGGTGACGTAGAAGACGTCGAGCACCTGATCGACCATGGTCGTGATCTTGGCCAGGTGGATCTCGAGCCCGAGGTGGTAGAGGCAGTTCGTGATCGTGAACAAGAGCCCCACCCGGTCGGCCGTGTAGACGTCGAGCACCGTGTGCTCGCGCGACACCGTGTTGTCGATCTCGATCCGCGTCGGCACCGGACGGCGGGGCCGGGCGAAGCGCGACGGCCGGCGCGAGCGCTCGACCAGCGCCTCGACGTCGATCTCGCCACCGAGCACCCCGCGCAGCGCGTGCTCGACCCGCTCCCAGCGCTCGGCGTCGAGCGCGATGTCCGAGCCCTCGTGTGAGAGACGGAAGACGTCGAGCGCCACCCCGTCGCGGCTCGTCGTGATGCGTGCCGCGAGGATGTTGAGGCCGTGCGCGGCGAGCACGCCCGAGAGCATCGCGAACAGGCCCGCCCGGTCACGCGTGCAGACCGCGAACTCGGTGTACTCCCGCTCGGGGAAGTGCCCGAGCTGCGTCGCCACCGCCGGCCGTTCGCCCGCCGTCTCGCGCTCGCCGAACTGCCGGCGGAGCTCGGCGTGGGCGACGATCGTCTCCTCGGGCGTGGTGAGGAAGTAGCTGGCGGGCATGGTCCGGAAGAGCACGTCGAGCGCGGGGACGGCCTCGGCCGGCGCCGTCTCGCGCACCCGCCCCTGGAGGCGTGCGGCGCGCGCCGCCGGGTCCTCGGCCTCGAACACGCCCTTGGCGAAGAACTCCCGGGCCCGCACGTACAGCTCGGTGACGAGCGTGTCCCGCCAGGTGCTCCACACGCCGGGCCCCACGGCCCGCATGTCGGCGTAGGTCAGCAGGTAGAGGCGGTGCAGGTTCTCGAGGGTGCCGACGGTCCGGCAGAAGTCGATGACGAGCTGGTCGTCGTGCATGTCGCGCCGCTGGGCGAGGTGCGACATGAGGAGATGGTGGCGGACCAGGAACTCGCAGGCCGCACCCTCGTCCTCGTTCAGCCCGAGCCGCGTGGCGATGTCGTGCATCATGCGGGCGCCCCGGCCCGAGTGGTCGTGGCCGTGCCCCTTGCCGACGTCGTGGAACATCATGCCGAGGAAGAGGAGCTCCGGCCGCTCGACCTCGCGCATCACCTGGGTCACGTGCGGCAGGGTCTTGGCGAACTCGCCCGCCCGCAGGCGTTCGAGCTCACGCACGCCCATCAGCGAGTGGTGGTCGACGGTGTAGATGTGGAACGGGTCGTGCGCGATCAGGCAGTCGAGGTGGCCGAACTCCGGGATCACCGTCTTCAGGACGCCAAGCTTGTGCATCTCGAAGAGCGTCTCGTCGACGTGCCCCTTGGCGCGCAGGATGTCGAGGAAGGCCGCCCCCACCGCGGGACGCTCGCGGTGCGCCGCCAGGAGCGGGAGGCACTCACGGATCAGCTCGCGCGTGGCGGGGGCGAGCGTCACGCCGTGACGCTGCGCCTCGGCGAACACCTGCACGACGGCCGCGGGGTCGCGCTCGAAGACGCCGCGGTTCACCACGGAAAGGGTGCGGCCCTGGACCCGGATGCCGGGACGGATGACGCGCACGGTCGGCGCGGAGCGCCGGTACGGCTCGGCCTGCACGCAGCGCGCGATCACCGCCTCGCTGAAGCGGTTCACGACCGCCGCCCGGCTGTAGTACGCGCGCATGAAGGCCTCGACCCCGTCCCGCTCGTCGGCGAAGCCGAGCGCCGGCGCCAGGCGCTCCTGGAGCTCGAAGGTGAGCAGGTCCTGATGGCGGTCGCTCGCCTGGTGGAGCGCGTTGCGGATCCGCCAGAGGAAGTCGAGGGCCTCCTCGAGCTCCAGGACGTCGCGCTCGGCGATCTGCCCGAGGGTCACGAGCTCGCGGAAGGAGCGCACCTTGAACTTCACCTTGGCCATCCAGAGCGCGGTATGGAGGTCGCGCAGCCCGCCCTGCCCCTCCTTCAGCTGCGGCTGGAGGAGATAGACGGAGTCGCCGGCGCGTGCGTGCCGCTCGGTGTTCTCGGCCAGCTTCTCCTTGAAGAACGCGGTCGGGTTCTGGCCCCAGACGTCCTCGAACATCTTTCCCTCGAACTCGGCGTAGAGCGCCTCGTCGCCGTCGAGGTAGCGAGCGTCGAGGAGGGCGGTCTTCACCTTGAGGTCCCGCGCCGCAAGCCGGCCGCACTCGCGGATGTTGCGGAGCGCATGCCCCACCGTGAGCCCGGCGTCCCACAGCGCGTAGAGGATCACCTCGGCGATCGTCTCCACGTAGGGATTCACCTTCCAGGGATAGAGAAACAGGAGGTCGATGTCCGACGCCGGGTTCAGCTCGCCGCGCCCGTAGCCGCCCAGGCCGACGACCGCGCACCGCTGGTTGATGCGCGCGTAGCGCGACGCGTAGCTGGCCGCCGCCTCGGCGCTGAGGAAGCGCACGAGGTGATCGACCGCGTCGGTGTAGGCGGCAACGAGCACGAGCCCGCCCTCGCCCGCGTCCTGCCGGGCGCGCAGCTCGGCATGGGCGCGGGCCAGGTAATCGCGGGCGATCTGGCCGGCACGCTTCGCGGCCTCGCCGGTCACCGCGGGCAGCGTCGTCACCGCGGCGAGCGGCGTGAATACCGGGGTCCGCGCGAGCACCATCGAATCTCTCAACCTAGCGGCTTTGGGCGGACAACTCTAGCGGCACGCGGCCGCGCGTCAGAGCGTCCGTGCCCGCCGGGTGTCGGCGAGGAAGCGAGCGACGCCGGCGGCCAGCCCCTCGGCGATCGTCGCCTGGTACTCGGCGCGCGCCAGCCGCCGGCCCTCGATCGGGTGCGTGAGGAAGGAGGTCTCGACCAGCACGCACGGCATGTACGCACCCACCAGCACGTAGAACGGCCCGCGCTTCACGCCGAGATCCGCGACGTACGGATAGCGCGCGCGCGTGGTGGCCACGACGGCGCGCTGCACGGCTCGGGCGAGCGCGATCGACTCGTCCATCTTCCCCACCTGGACGAGGTCGCTCAGGATGTAGCGCAGATCCGTCCCGTCCCCGCGGGGCCGGAGGAGGTCGAGCCCGTTCTCCATGGCGGCCAGCCGGATCGTCGCCCGGTCGGCGGCGTTGTCGAGGTAGTAGGTCTCGATGCCGTGCAGCCGTCCGCTCGGGTTCGCGTTGGCGTGGATCGAGACGAACAGGTCGGCGCCCTCGCTGTTCGCCCGTGCCGTGCGATCGCCGAGCGAGAGCGTCTCGTCGTCGCTCCGGGTGAGGATCGTCTCGGCGCCGAGACCCTCGCGGAGCAACCCGGCGAGCCGCCGCGCGATGGCGAGCGTCACCTCCTTCTCGACGACATAGCCCTGGGCGCCGGGATCGTGTCCGCCGTGGCCGGGGTCGATGACGATCTTCGGAGGACGGATCTCCCCGGCGCGTGCGAGCGCAGCCCTCTCGGGGCGGTCGGCGCGAGGCCTCTCTCGCGGCGGCGCGACCGCGATGCTCAGCTCGAGACCGCGCGCCGACCGGCGGACCCGATAGCCGCCGGCGGCGCCGAGCTCCAGCACGACGCGCACGACACCACCCTCCCCGCGGCCGACGCGCACCATGGTCACGGCTCGACTGCGCGTCAGGGTCCGCGGCACGCCGCGGGCGAGGCGGGTACCCCGCGGGAGGTCGACGTAGACCCGCGCCACCGCGCCCGACGCGACGGCAACGTCGTGAACGGCCACGCGTACCGGCTGCGACAGGCTGAGGCTCACGGTCGCGCCACCGGCACCCGACTCCGCTCGCAGCGCGGTCACCTGGGCCGCGCCGGCGGTCCCGGCGAAGGCGAGCCACGAGAGCGCGGCGCCCCGCCACCACCTCTCCACGGACGCGCAGGATAGGGAACGGCAGGGGGGGAATCAAGGCGACCGAATCGCGGGTGCTGTCTGTCGAGGACCTCCGCGATCGGGCTCACCGGTTCAACCTTCGGCGGGCGGATACAGTCGCAGGTGGCGCAGGGTTGCTACGCGGCCCACGACAATGCGTAATCACCGGCCTGCGCGACCATGCGGCCGGCGGTGTTGACCACCTCCGCAATCGTGCTCCGCCGTTGACCCTTTGGCGGGAACAGGAA is part of the Deltaproteobacteria bacterium genome and encodes:
- the glnD gene encoding [protein-PII] uridylyltransferase produces the protein MVLARTPVFTPLAAVTTLPAVTGEAAKRAGQIARDYLARAHAELRARQDAGEGGLVLVAAYTDAVDHLVRFLSAEAAASYASRYARINQRCAVVGLGGYGRGELNPASDIDLLFLYPWKVNPYVETIAEVILYALWDAGLTVGHALRNIRECGRLAARDLKVKTALLDARYLDGDEALYAEFEGKMFEDVWGQNPTAFFKEKLAENTERHARAGDSVYLLQPQLKEGQGGLRDLHTALWMAKVKFKVRSFRELVTLGQIAERDVLELEEALDFLWRIRNALHQASDRHQDLLTFELQERLAPALGFADERDGVEAFMRAYYSRAAVVNRFSEAVIARCVQAEPYRRSAPTVRVIRPGIRVQGRTLSVVNRGVFERDPAAVVQVFAEAQRHGVTLAPATRELIRECLPLLAAHRERPAVGAAFLDILRAKGHVDETLFEMHKLGVLKTVIPEFGHLDCLIAHDPFHIYTVDHHSLMGVRELERLRAGEFAKTLPHVTQVMREVERPELLFLGMMFHDVGKGHGHDHSGRGARMMHDIATRLGLNEDEGAACEFLVRHHLLMSHLAQRRDMHDDQLVIDFCRTVGTLENLHRLYLLTYADMRAVGPGVWSTWRDTLVTELYVRAREFFAKGVFEAEDPAARAARLQGRVRETAPAEAVPALDVLFRTMPASYFLTTPEETIVAHAELRRQFGERETAGERPAVATQLGHFPEREYTEFAVCTRDRAGLFAMLSGVLAAHGLNILAARITTSRDGVALDVFRLSHEGSDIALDAERWERVEHALRGVLGGEIDVEALVERSRRPSRFARPRRPVPTRIEIDNTVSREHTVLDVYTADRVGLLFTITNCLYHLGLEIHLAKITTMVDQVLDVFYVTDHQGRKIEDPARLEAIREALARALEIDGTAAAAQAAGG